From the genome of Sphingobacterium kitahiroshimense, one region includes:
- a CDS encoding response regulator produces the protein MEQYPVPENELERIRQLKSYELLGLGKDPDLDVFAQAACLITDCPAALIAMMEEDTQRIQSCVGMELDTVERRNTVCQYTIMSKDVLVIEDTFEDPRSATNPLIREGNIRFYAGVPLLDDEGHALGTICVIGFEPKSLSLKQVDSLGQLGKAVTKILLGKKRKVQAGYFEEVFHITNNMICVLDDQYRIKELNPAFSEALNIEKSKVLGASFFTLLDNHDESFQQRLKNLANITEGIQYTTVTSKDGGSDVVIEWYFKYDAATLEIFGFGRNVTSEREEQLKLAVSERKFRNFFENAIGLMSMHDMEGNILAVNEKGRNLLKYSEEEAKHLNLKQLVPTHHLQAFDDYLKRILQNGEDSGMMILKSKDGEKIYWLYHNMLELDPEGKPYVVSTALNMTERIQLENDLLHTKQILEQTNTVAQVGGWEVNLDLHQVFWSDSTKLIHGVGKDFVPNFDHAVGFFDEDSQVKLMGIFEEATQHGCSFDVELRLRQQEAEIIWVRVKGIPEFDNGTCKRVFGIIQNIDTSKNLYLELERKEAMLRAFVDYVPASVAMFDRDFRYVSVSHQWMEDFHKDMDNILDQNLFDVFPNIPENRKNIYYDALEGKSYKNVDELIDVDDYEEPQHFNWEVRPWNLSDGSVGGIIIFTQNITESVAVNLELKKAKELADLASKAKSEFLANMSHEIRTPLNGVIGFSDLLLKTPLNDVQKQYLNYINESGSSLLNIINDILDFSKIESGKLELYIDKFNVYDLAHQVINVVLYQAQRKDVELLLNIEQGLPASIWVDEARIKQILINLLGNAVKFTEKGEIELKIEKRSSDESKIKLRFSVRDTGIGIPVEKQQRIFDAFTQEDSSVSKRYGGTGLGLTISNNLLKYMGSKLCLESELNKGSDFYFDLEIAYEEGGIEEDEELPLKRVLIVDDNANNRTIIQHMLTYRGVDSVLAENGLAALQLLMSGERFDVILMDYHMPILSGLETIEKIKELFYKQEESIPLIVLHTSSEEHEVISAFRQQERSYCLLKPIRSDELYLTLRKAIQQSKADVNHLGQDSDSGTTVYQQQARVLLADDNSVNMALNLRMMATIMPNAELIEVTNGGDAIEKCLHSKFDLILMDVQMPGVDGIEATKQIRLLTGYAAIPIIGITAGNVRGEREKCLEAGMSEFLPKPIRQHDLYTVLQQFIQKQVLEQKEDAVVDDHLDMDALKEQIGDDVSFKSFFLDLVIKEIKQAWFQLENVRESEDIERMKVILHKLRGTASTAGLKKLSILTSNLEKELSSSNPSLDLLDDIKQEIEIGLQLITNLLNEK, from the coding sequence ATGGAGCAATACCCGGTCCCGGAAAATGAATTGGAGCGTATCCGCCAATTAAAATCTTATGAGCTATTGGGATTGGGGAAAGACCCTGATCTTGATGTGTTTGCGCAGGCAGCCTGTCTCATAACAGACTGTCCAGCGGCACTTATTGCCATGATGGAGGAAGATACGCAGCGGATCCAGAGCTGTGTTGGTATGGAGTTGGATACTGTTGAAAGACGTAATACGGTATGTCAGTACACGATTATGAGTAAAGATGTACTTGTCATCGAAGATACTTTTGAGGATCCAAGATCGGCCACCAATCCTTTGATCAGAGAGGGAAATATTCGTTTTTATGCGGGAGTACCTTTATTGGATGACGAAGGGCATGCACTTGGTACGATCTGTGTCATCGGGTTTGAGCCTAAGTCATTATCTCTTAAGCAGGTAGATTCTTTAGGACAGCTTGGGAAAGCTGTAACCAAAATTCTCTTAGGGAAAAAGAGAAAGGTCCAGGCAGGATATTTTGAGGAAGTATTTCATATTACTAATAATATGATCTGCGTATTGGACGACCAATATCGGATAAAAGAACTGAATCCGGCTTTTTCTGAGGCACTTAATATTGAAAAGTCTAAGGTGTTAGGAGCCTCTTTTTTTACATTATTGGATAATCATGATGAAAGTTTTCAGCAGCGTCTGAAAAATCTGGCAAATATTACCGAAGGTATACAATATACAACAGTAACATCGAAGGATGGAGGTAGTGATGTTGTGATTGAATGGTACTTCAAGTACGATGCAGCAACGTTAGAAATTTTCGGATTTGGGAGAAATGTTACCAGTGAACGGGAGGAGCAATTAAAGTTAGCTGTTTCTGAACGGAAGTTTCGCAATTTTTTCGAGAATGCCATCGGTTTAATGAGTATGCACGACATGGAAGGTAATATTCTTGCTGTAAATGAGAAAGGCCGTAATCTTTTAAAGTATTCTGAGGAGGAAGCAAAGCATCTCAATCTAAAGCAACTTGTACCTACACATCACTTGCAGGCTTTCGATGATTATCTCAAACGTATTCTTCAAAATGGGGAGGATTCAGGTATGATGATTCTAAAATCGAAGGATGGCGAAAAAATCTATTGGCTATATCATAACATGCTCGAGCTGGATCCGGAAGGGAAACCTTATGTGGTTAGTACTGCACTTAATATGACGGAACGGATACAGCTTGAAAATGACCTCCTGCATACGAAACAGATTTTGGAGCAGACGAATACTGTTGCACAAGTCGGTGGATGGGAGGTTAATCTGGATCTACATCAGGTTTTTTGGTCCGATTCAACAAAATTGATTCATGGAGTAGGAAAAGATTTTGTTCCTAACTTTGATCATGCCGTCGGATTTTTTGATGAAGACAGTCAGGTTAAGCTAATGGGAATTTTTGAGGAAGCAACGCAGCATGGTTGTTCTTTTGATGTTGAATTGCGATTGAGACAGCAAGAAGCTGAAATCATTTGGGTACGTGTTAAAGGAATTCCCGAGTTCGATAACGGAACCTGTAAGCGTGTTTTCGGTATTATACAAAATATTGATACGAGTAAAAACCTTTACCTGGAATTGGAACGTAAGGAAGCGATGCTCCGAGCATTTGTGGATTATGTTCCGGCTTCTGTAGCGATGTTTGATCGGGATTTTCGTTATGTATCCGTCAGCCATCAATGGATGGAAGACTTCCATAAAGATATGGATAATATTCTAGATCAGAATCTGTTTGATGTCTTTCCTAATATACCGGAAAATAGAAAAAATATTTACTATGATGCTCTTGAGGGTAAATCTTATAAAAATGTCGATGAATTGATTGATGTTGATGACTATGAGGAACCACAGCACTTTAATTGGGAAGTAAGACCTTGGAATTTGTCTGATGGTAGTGTTGGCGGTATTATTATTTTTACTCAAAATATCACCGAATCTGTCGCTGTAAATTTAGAATTGAAGAAAGCAAAAGAACTTGCGGACTTAGCGAGTAAAGCAAAGTCTGAATTTTTAGCTAATATGAGCCATGAGATCCGAACCCCTTTGAACGGTGTGATCGGATTTTCGGATCTGCTGCTCAAAACACCGTTGAACGATGTACAGAAGCAATACCTCAATTATATTAACGAGTCGGGAAGCAGTTTATTGAATATTATCAATGACATCCTTGATTTTTCAAAAATTGAATCTGGAAAATTGGAACTGTATATCGATAAATTCAATGTATATGATTTGGCACATCAGGTAATCAATGTCGTACTTTACCAAGCACAGCGCAAAGATGTCGAACTCTTATTAAATATTGAGCAGGGATTACCTGCTTCTATCTGGGTAGATGAGGCACGCATCAAGCAAATCTTGATCAATCTCTTGGGAAATGCCGTTAAATTTACGGAAAAGGGAGAGATCGAACTTAAGATCGAAAAGCGCAGCAGTGACGAAAGCAAAATTAAATTACGTTTTTCTGTTCGTGATACTGGTATCGGTATTCCGGTAGAAAAACAGCAACGTATTTTTGATGCCTTTACCCAAGAAGACAGCTCTGTGAGCAAACGTTATGGAGGCACCGGTTTAGGACTCACCATTTCCAATAATTTATTGAAATACATGGGAAGTAAACTTTGTCTGGAGAGTGAACTGAATAAAGGATCTGATTTTTACTTTGATCTGGAAATCGCTTATGAAGAAGGTGGCATCGAAGAGGATGAGGAACTGCCTTTAAAACGCGTTCTTATTGTAGATGACAATGCCAATAACCGTACGATTATACAGCATATGCTGACTTATAGAGGAGTTGATTCAGTACTTGCAGAGAATGGTCTGGCGGCTTTACAATTACTGATGAGCGGTGAAAGGTTTGATGTTATTTTAATGGATTATCACATGCCTATTCTCTCCGGATTGGAGACGATAGAAAAAATAAAGGAATTGTTTTATAAACAGGAGGAAAGTATTCCACTCATTGTATTGCATACATCGTCGGAGGAGCATGAGGTCATTTCTGCTTTCAGGCAACAAGAACGCTCCTATTGTTTGCTTAAGCCTATTCGATCCGACGAACTTTATCTTACTTTACGTAAAGCTATACAGCAAAGTAAGGCTGATGTTAATCATTTGGGACAGGATAGTGATAGTGGAACAACGGTTTACCAACAACAGGCTAGGGTTCTTTTAGCCGATGACAATTCTGTAAATATGGCGCTCAATCTGCGTATGATGGCGACTATTATGCCTAATGCTGAACTGATAGAGGTTACTAATGGAGGGGATGCAATCGAAAAATGCCTACATTCAAAGTTTGACCTTATCTTAATGGATGTGCAGATGCCTGGTGTAGATGGTATCGAAGCGACCAAACAAATAAGGCTATTAACAGGTTATGCTGCTATACCTATTATTGGTATTACTGCTGGAAATGTCCGTGGAGAAAGAGAAAAATGTTTAGAGGCCGGTATGTCTGAGTTTCTTCCTAAGCCGATAAGGCAACATGATCTGTACACGGTATTGCAGCAATTTATTCAGAAACAGGTGCTTGAACAAAAAGAAGATGCTGTGGTTGATGATCATCTAGATATGGATGCACTTAAGGAGCAGATTGGAGACGACGTTAGTTTTAAATCATTTTTCTTAGATCTTGTGATCAAAGAGATTAAGCAAGCATGGTTTCAATTGGAAAATGTCAGGGAATCGGAAGATATTGAACGAATGAAAGTGATCCTCCATAAATTGCGGGGAACAGCATCTACTGCGGGGCTTAAGAAACTGAGCATACTGACATCTAATCTGGAAAAAGAACTATCATCCAGTAACCCCAGCTTGGACTTGCTGGATGATATAAAGCAAGAAATTGAAATAGGATTACAGTTAATAACGAACCTTTTAAACGAAAAGTAA
- a CDS encoding adenylosuccinate synthase: MQVDVLLGLQWGDEGKGKIVDVLSADYDLIARFQGGPNAGHTLEFDGKKFVLNTIPSGIFFDHTMNLIGNGVVLDPISLIKELDMLKKAGHDLLKKSNLLISKKAHLILPSHLLLDVASEQNLDTNKIGSTLKGIGPVYMDKTGRNGLRVGDILLPDFKKRYQKLVTKHKAMLASFYQLEVNTIQNETAFFDAIEHLKHYPLVDSEHLVNQYLQEGKRVLAEGAQGSLLDIDFGSYPFVTSSNTTTAGACIGLGIAPNKIGEVIGIFKAYSTRVGGGPFPTELANKTGEQIRQTGKEFGAVSGRSRRTGWIDLPALKYALMLNGVTQLVMTKADVLSGLDHIFACTHYRHHGKVIDYMPYELITQQATPILKKIDGWHKDISTVTNVSDIPLKLKTYINFLEKELQIPIKFLSVGPDRKQTLKLY; this comes from the coding sequence ATGCAAGTTGATGTATTATTAGGCCTCCAATGGGGCGACGAAGGTAAAGGGAAAATTGTTGATGTGTTAAGTGCAGATTATGATCTCATAGCGCGTTTTCAGGGTGGCCCCAATGCAGGTCATACGTTAGAATTTGACGGTAAAAAATTTGTATTAAATACGATTCCTTCCGGCATTTTTTTCGATCATACCATGAACCTGATCGGAAATGGAGTTGTTCTGGATCCGATCAGTTTAATCAAAGAACTGGATATGCTTAAAAAAGCCGGCCACGACTTATTGAAAAAAAGTAACCTACTGATTTCAAAAAAAGCACATCTAATCTTACCATCACATCTTTTGCTTGATGTGGCATCCGAACAAAATCTAGATACGAACAAAATAGGATCTACTTTAAAGGGTATTGGTCCGGTGTATATGGACAAAACAGGACGTAACGGACTCCGAGTAGGCGATATTTTGCTACCAGATTTTAAAAAACGTTATCAAAAATTGGTAACAAAGCATAAAGCAATGCTTGCTTCATTTTATCAGTTAGAAGTGAATACGATTCAAAATGAAACTGCTTTTTTTGATGCAATTGAACACTTGAAGCATTATCCTCTGGTGGATTCAGAACATCTGGTCAATCAGTATCTTCAGGAAGGGAAAAGGGTTTTAGCCGAAGGTGCACAGGGAAGCTTGCTTGATATTGATTTCGGATCCTACCCTTTTGTTACCTCATCCAATACCACAACAGCAGGTGCTTGTATAGGTTTAGGAATTGCTCCAAACAAAATCGGTGAGGTGATCGGTATCTTTAAAGCATACAGCACCCGTGTTGGCGGTGGTCCCTTCCCAACAGAGTTGGCCAATAAAACAGGAGAGCAGATCCGTCAGACAGGCAAAGAATTTGGTGCAGTAAGCGGTCGTTCCCGCCGTACTGGATGGATCGATTTACCTGCACTAAAATATGCCCTAATGCTGAATGGTGTGACTCAATTGGTGATGACAAAGGCAGATGTTCTCAGTGGTTTAGATCACATCTTTGCTTGCACCCATTATCGCCATCATGGTAAAGTGATCGATTATATGCCTTATGAGCTAATTACTCAACAAGCAACTCCTATATTGAAGAAAATAGACGGGTGGCATAAAGATATCAGCACAGTCACCAATGTTTCCGACATTCCACTGAAGCTCAAAACATATATTAATTTCTTGGAAAAAGAACTGCAAATTCCCATTAAATTTTTATCTGTAGGCCCAGATCGGAAGCAAACTTTGAAGCTTTATTAA
- a CDS encoding Crp/Fnr family transcriptional regulator, with the protein MEDLINYLLKFGQLNKNQCALILAKAQHRQINKGDFFSEAGKVARDIGYVTQGVFRICYYNKAGDSFTRYFVYENRFVADTISFIDELPSAEYIEAVTDCKLLVFSKKDFMELATTIPGWSDIFSKITSYVLENKMRASSNMLVQNAQTRYLHFLAHYPGLANRIPQLMLASYLGITATSLSRIRKTIS; encoded by the coding sequence ATGGAAGACTTGATCAATTATCTGCTCAAATTTGGACAACTCAACAAGAATCAATGTGCTTTAATATTAGCTAAAGCACAGCATAGACAGATCAATAAAGGAGATTTTTTTTCTGAAGCGGGTAAAGTGGCAAGAGATATAGGCTACGTCACCCAAGGAGTTTTCAGAATCTGTTATTACAATAAAGCAGGAGATAGCTTCACTCGTTATTTCGTTTACGAAAATCGCTTCGTTGCCGATACAATCAGTTTCATTGATGAGTTACCTTCAGCAGAATATATAGAAGCCGTAACCGACTGTAAACTGCTCGTTTTCTCTAAAAAAGATTTTATGGAGCTAGCCACCACCATTCCCGGCTGGTCAGACATCTTTTCCAAAATCACCTCTTATGTCCTCGAAAATAAAATGAGGGCAAGCAGCAATATGTTGGTGCAGAATGCACAAACACGCTATTTACATTTCTTAGCGCATTACCCTGGATTAGCCAACCGGATTCCACAACTGATGCTCGCCTCCTATTTAGGCATTACAGCAACATCGCTTAGCCGCATCCGAAAAACCATTAGCTAA
- a CDS encoding organic hydroperoxide resistance protein, with the protein MKNLYTIGAQATGGRNGQVKSENNVLDLEVRMPKALGGANDDYANPEMLFAAGYAACFDSALNLVIKQSKVQTGETTVTAKVSIGQLENGGFGLAAELQANIPGISLEEAQALTEKAHQVCPYSNATRGNIEVKISVSNQ; encoded by the coding sequence ATGAAAAATTTGTATACAATAGGTGCCCAAGCTACTGGCGGTAGAAATGGGCAGGTTAAAAGTGAAAATAATGTGTTGGATCTTGAGGTGCGTATGCCGAAAGCCTTAGGAGGAGCTAATGACGATTATGCTAATCCTGAAATGCTGTTTGCTGCAGGATATGCAGCGTGTTTTGACAGTGCACTGAATTTAGTGATTAAACAGTCAAAAGTGCAAACAGGGGAGACCACTGTTACGGCAAAAGTGAGTATAGGGCAATTGGAAAACGGTGGTTTCGGATTAGCAGCTGAACTTCAAGCCAACATCCCGGGTATCTCATTGGAAGAAGCGCAAGCATTAACAGAAAAAGCACATCAAGTATGTCCTTACTCTAACGCTACTCGAGGAAATATCGAAGTTAAGATAAGTGTTTCAAATCAATAA
- a CDS encoding response regulator transcription factor, protein MLILIAEDDELILRTIEHKLIKEGHTVILTRNGKEAIEKISELDLDLVVTDIMMPFASGIEILSAMHTIGKKIPVIVLSSMGQEEVVTDAFDLGASDFMVKPFSPNELLLRIKRLTGK, encoded by the coding sequence ATGTTGATTTTAATAGCGGAAGACGACGAATTGATTTTACGAACAATAGAACATAAATTAATTAAAGAGGGGCATACTGTCATTTTAACACGCAATGGAAAGGAAGCTATTGAAAAGATCAGTGAGTTGGATCTTGATCTTGTTGTGACCGATATCATGATGCCGTTTGCATCGGGTATCGAGATTTTGTCGGCCATGCACACAATAGGAAAAAAAATACCGGTCATTGTGCTTTCTAGCATGGGACAGGAGGAAGTTGTGACAGATGCATTTGATTTAGGGGCATCAGATTTTATGGTCAAACCTTTTAGTCCAAATGAACTGCTGCTGCGGATAAAACGTCTGACAGGTAAATAA
- a CDS encoding glycosyltransferase family 4 protein, which produces MKIAMLSPIAWRTPPVHYGPWEQITSLLTEELVKLGIEVTLFATGNSITTARLQAVCPLGYEEDRDINAKVWESLHISECFENAREFDIIHNQFDFLPLSYSRLVKTPVVSTIHGFSSRSILPVYKKHNKDGHYVSISNADRAEELDYIATVYHGIDLGQFTFNDKPQDYLLFYGRIHHDKGAKEAIAIAQALGKRLIMAGIIQDENYFRQHIQPHLKPGKIEYIGSVGPERRNELLSNASVLLHPINFSEPFGLSVVESMASGTPVVAFNKGSMPELIDHEQDGYLAENIDEAIEMVKNIGFINREACRKKVEDHFSKERMCQNYLAVYREILNR; this is translated from the coding sequence ATGAAGATTGCAATGCTTTCGCCAATCGCTTGGCGAACACCTCCTGTTCACTACGGTCCATGGGAACAGATTACCTCATTACTTACTGAAGAACTTGTAAAATTAGGTATCGAAGTCACATTATTTGCGACTGGTAATTCAATTACCACAGCACGTTTACAGGCAGTCTGTCCTTTAGGATATGAAGAAGACCGCGATATCAATGCCAAAGTATGGGAATCTTTGCATATTTCTGAGTGCTTCGAAAATGCGCGCGAGTTTGACATTATACACAATCAATTTGATTTCCTCCCCCTTTCCTATTCCAGATTGGTGAAGACACCAGTCGTAAGCACGATCCATGGTTTTTCGTCCCGAAGTATTCTACCCGTATATAAAAAACACAATAAAGACGGACATTATGTATCCATCAGCAATGCCGATCGTGCGGAAGAATTGGACTATATTGCTACCGTTTACCACGGAATTGACCTTGGACAGTTTACATTTAACGACAAACCTCAGGATTACTTATTGTTTTACGGCAGAATCCATCATGATAAGGGAGCTAAAGAAGCTATTGCAATAGCCCAAGCCTTGGGAAAACGTCTAATCATGGCTGGTATAATTCAAGATGAAAATTACTTCAGACAGCATATCCAACCCCATTTAAAACCCGGTAAAATTGAATATATTGGTTCAGTTGGTCCGGAAAGACGCAATGAATTACTCTCTAACGCCAGTGTACTGCTACATCCTATAAATTTTAGCGAACCTTTTGGTTTATCGGTCGTCGAATCGATGGCTTCCGGCACACCGGTTGTTGCTTTTAACAAAGGCAGTATGCCCGAACTGATCGATCATGAACAAGATGGATATCTCGCTGAAAACATCGACGAGGCAATTGAAATGGTTAAAAATATCGGTTTCATCAACCGAGAAGCATGTCGGAAAAAAGTGGAGGATCACTTTTCCAAAGAAAGAATGTGTCAGAACTATTTAGCAGTATATAGAGAAATTTTAAACAGATAA
- a CDS encoding DUF4136 domain-containing protein, with the protein MKKFILQICTIVLIFSSCATSSMITGSWRDPAVDLKKYSRIFVAVMTDNVPARQKVEDEIASSLTSLGLTSVKSIDVFPPNLASMEPKRSDLAMQKVAGTNSEAILTIALIDSKSESRYIPNVSVYPVNTFGYYRTFGGYYDFWYGNLYNNGYYTTEKTYYIETNLYDVRTGKLVWSTQSESYNPGSLDSFLAGYKKAMAKQLKKDNLISN; encoded by the coding sequence ATGAAAAAGTTCATTTTACAAATTTGCACGATAGTGCTTATTTTTTCCAGCTGTGCAACCAGCAGTATGATTACAGGATCTTGGCGTGATCCCGCTGTCGATCTGAAGAAGTATAGTAGAATATTTGTGGCAGTTATGACAGATAATGTTCCTGCTCGTCAGAAAGTGGAAGATGAAATTGCTTCATCACTCACTTCACTAGGTTTAACGAGTGTAAAGAGTATAGATGTTTTTCCGCCTAATCTTGCAAGTATGGAACCCAAGCGTTCAGATCTAGCTATGCAGAAAGTAGCCGGAACAAATAGTGAAGCCATATTGACCATTGCTCTGATTGATTCTAAGTCAGAATCCAGATACATTCCAAATGTTTCTGTTTATCCTGTGAACACCTTTGGCTATTATAGAACATTTGGTGGTTATTATGATTTTTGGTACGGTAACCTTTATAACAATGGCTACTATACTACAGAGAAAACTTATTACATCGAAACAAATTTATACGATGTGCGCACAGGGAAGCTCGTCTGGTCGACTCAATCTGAGAGTTATAATCCCGGTTCTTTGGATAGTTTTTTAGCGGGATATAAAAAGGCAATGGCCAAGCAGTTAAAGAAAGATAATTTAATCTCAAATTAG